From Cuculus canorus isolate bCucCan1 chromosome 7, bCucCan1.pri, whole genome shotgun sequence, one genomic window encodes:
- the ENO4 gene encoding LOW QUALITY PROTEIN: enolase 4 (The sequence of the model RefSeq protein was modified relative to this genomic sequence to represent the inferred CDS: inserted 2 bases in 1 codon) translates to MAGRQRGWEAAEFYRRHRVPQRLEEALNALFPRCPDDLYGELANYFTKFSKPPVICKLVGRKVLDGVGQPTLEVEIYCTVKNYEKKVCSTVMSSHSQIPENALPDAAEAAEKERNDSVNTAVEWVNESLNLMLRGLEPTDQCKVDEMLGEYFTKKLQEKKEIQKPEEEATPAFTSCSPSATALPRKKKAANPGKKVAVAERVIPPAEPIESVLCGSLAIGGTSLAVAKAGAAISHAPLYSHIALLKRNQDSPKEMTLPLPMVTLLNCEKSSPAKLKLVKEVMLIPPVQLSLKQGIERVLDIQKEVMRLLEPPGKAPGVQLADGKKSKAHSTEKKAPPQALKGISHLGCPIMEWDNLEQLLLLIRTACNNVGLNLGGDVYLAINCAAHELMDYAKGKYEILTGTFKSPDEMVDMYVELINKFPFIIALIDPLRKEDRQQWNKICCALGSKCYLIAEDAATYISKLKINQNVNLPMCSGVVLKYINQTKVSDLIELTQLVDGQRRITILGSPDGESSDDSLVDLAVGLGARFIKLGGLCRGERVTKYNHLLAIEEELAKNRTLREANIEFIAFAEEPQPEKQLSGVLPPLKQDSLPPQXAPSPPAELPENIMLT, encoded by the exons ATGGCGGGGCGGCAGCGTGGGTGGGAGGCGGCCGAGTTCTACCGGAGGCACCGGGTGCCGCAGCGCCTGGAGGAAGCCCTCAACGCCCTCTTCCCGCGCTGCCCCGACGACCTCTACGGGGAGCTG GCTAACTACTTTACGAAATTTTCAAAACCTCCAGTGATATGCAAATTAGTTGGAAGAAAAGTTCTTGATGGAGTTGGTCAGCCAACATTAGAAGTGGAAATATACTGTACAGTTAAAAACTATGAGAAG AAGGTTTGTTCCACTGTAATGTCTTCTCATTCTCAAATACCTGAAAATGCTTTACCTGACGCAGCTGAAgctgctgagaaagaaagaaatgactCTGTTAACACTGCTGTGGAATGGGTTAACGAATCACTGAACTTAATGTTAAGAGGCTTGGAGCCTACTGACCAGTGTAAAGTCGATGAGATGCTTGG GGAATACTTTACAAAAaagctacaagaaaaaaaagaaatccaaaagcCAGAAGAAGAAGCCACTCCTGCCTTTACTTCATGCTCTCCATCGGCAACAGCACtgcctaggaaaaaaaaagctgcaaaccCAG GGAAGAAGGTGGCAGTTGCAGAGAGAGTGATACCACCTGCAGAACCCATTGAATCAGTGCTGTGCGGCAGCTTAGCTATCGGGGGAACATCGCTTGCTGTAGCTAAGGCTGGTGCTGCCATTAGCCATGCCCCGTTGTACTCACATATTGCACTGCTGAAACGTAATCAG GATTCACCTAAGGAAATGACTCTACCACTCCCAATGGTTACTCTGTTGAACTGTGAAAAAAGTTCACCTGCAAAGCTGAAATTAGTGAAAGAAGTCATGCTTATACCGCCAGTTCAGTTATCACTCAAACAG GGCATAGAAAGAGTTCTGGATATTCAGAAAGAAGTAATGAGACTGTTGGAGCCTCCAGGCAAAGCG CCCGGTGTTCAACTAGCAGACggtaagaaaagcaaagcacataGTACAGAGAAGAAAGCTCCG cCACAAGCCTTAAAAGGAATATCACACTTAGGTTGCCCAATAATGGAATGGGATAATCTAGAACAACTGCTACTCCTTATCCGAACAGCTTGCAACAATGTAGGTCTGAATCTAGGAGGAGACGTGTACTTAGCAATCAATTGTGCTGCTCATGAATTAATGGATTAT gctaaaggaaaatatgaaatactcACTGGAACGTTCAAAAGTCCTGATGAAATGGTTGACATGTATGTGGAACTGATTAATaaatttcctttcattattGCATTAATAGATCCCTTAAGAAAAGAG GACAGACAACAATGGAATAAAATATGTTGTGCTCTTGGTTCCAAATGTTACCTGATTGCTGAAGATGCTGCCACGTATATTTCCAAACTTAAAATCAACCAAAACGTAAACTTACCAATGTGCAGTGGTGTTGTCCTAAAATATATTAACCAAACCAAGGTATCAGACCTCATAGAACTTACTCAACTTGTAGACG GTCAAAGACGTATTACCATATTAGGAAGCCCAGATGGAGAATCTTCTGATGATAGCCTTGTGGATCTG GCTGTTGGACTGGGTGCCAGGTTTATCAAGTTGGGAGGTCTTTGCCGCGGAGAAAGGGTGACCAAATACAACCACCTTCTTGCTATAGAGGAAGAACTGGCCAAGAATAGAACACTAC GGGAAGCAAATATTGAATTTATTGCTTTTGCTGAAGAACCACAGCCAGAAAAACAACTTTCTGGTGTACTTCCTCCCCTAAAGCAGGACTCGTTGCCTCCACA TGCTCCCAGCCCGCCTGCTGAGCTCCCAGAGAACATCATGCTGACCTAG